A single window of Ammospiza caudacuta isolate bAmmCau1 chromosome Z, bAmmCau1.pri, whole genome shotgun sequence DNA harbors:
- the RUSC2 gene encoding AP-4 complex accessory subunit RUSC2 isoform X1 — protein sequence MDSPPKLTGETLIVHHIPLVHCQVPDRQCCSMSKRTNPFCQPELSITRTSALPDRDLSQTDSLVYSSFLQTSETSAEASDHKERKARDLIVPSVSKRHNPFLLSEGEDLSIFGDDLGQKSFHLHNSLVDGKPPFSLQDLALPPFHLHDSNHIVKSWNMASRSGVVDGQEDKLGSDDIQKRNNANRCQQASERMELDECSCHRGSSSNFSFGSGDQEWNQNMGEPLRNQDALHRTCSCSSSEIQHCRCYSSSSQSEVIDQQMGYISDSSCNSSDGVLVNFSALYNKMNGQPQSNLNSANLSCDSSFCSHSDTGAFYLDLHSSPTESKMSCESHNPESSGKVCGCQHSSSPVLDANCNSYHLHCEPCTSESSDLTACFQSQARLVVATQNYYKLVTCDLSSQSSPSPAGSSITSCSEDQTKGSPAQPTEYYLFRRPDLRQEDNVEGSEEEPKGESSQNMIEGQVYVNVSPPNLNTSRQRSRSYDQNLDRSPGSRLGSLERMVSCPVKLSESPAIPIQSSPPKRVTSFAELAKGRKKNGTSPPHRSSGDSSLEFSPIPETQRDCPTFLEERARRSQSLPPMPFIHGLNQSCEGFCLNHAFGDSQALCSTKDSVSSEKVPSGHGAGEQASLSLLTEADASFSGSSASGHGQKDVRARADGGGTDSKPVVRYSKDQRPTTLPIQPFVFQHHFSKPPKARALHSHFASSLSQLYSLSSNRPASQQISMSQCSALATSAEQAAVAGSQAHGTLVTQQRSADGAASRGDGSIKKPGPETTRPSPLGSYSPVRSNVPFFQSVDSSSSPTSERAEDSQPPRSRSCPISANLLPTRSSPAVSAMQPSKATKADTLRQKENPKLIPKKEAPLEPSPPLSEYRLHSGSLPPLSVGGMSMSRVGGHADSHWRSGSETSSSGPLSSMGIRPVNANHLSPQALKWREYRRRNPLGLDRVSGLPSLAGSLDRRQQEPRLNRGNPIFELPGALSTSHFHCKLNGQSMRQLQLTYNDFFPDYFSLAEKPPAEFCLSPDGNTESISIDLLQKKGLVKAINTAVDLIVAHFGTSRDPGVKAKLGNSSVSPNVGHLILKYLCPAVRDILSDGLKAYVLDMIIGQRRNIPWSVVEASTQLGPSTKLLHSLYSKISQYTELTNHTMRFNAFIFGLLNIRSLEFWFNHLYNHEDIILAHYQPVGFLCLSHSVCQPLFEELLLLLQPLSLLPFNLDLLFEHHLVQMGKEQQQQKELLRVKQDLLLSVHSTLQLMRTRGSSEDPDGCSTAPETCQGGARDGDISPGHSPQQAVSEKRVKGVGASCGEGDREEEQSTMRESTWEGKKDKQAGWWYQLMQTSQIYIESSAEGSKFIHSEKKKAALNPAPRSVETQKAPPPREGVVEGAEACPIAEGTLEERPKADSKPSPEAVEEPLEKPQQVVVGEEVKERSWPFWMGSPPDSVLTELKRSKEKEAQQRVGAAAAAPQEDSSTSASEGSQPIKWGHLFGSRKVQKEPRQPNRLPSGWLSLDKSVFQLVAQTVGASMWREAAPEPDPPHPEPPEAPAVALPVQGMSPHPTCEVKALCHHIATEAGQLSFNKGDILQVISKVDGDWLQCSLGSEKGLVPIMYVTHPEDEDY from the exons ATGGATAGTCCACCCAAACTGACTGGTGAGACGCTGATTGTCCATCACATTCCCCTGGTGCATTGCCAGGTCCCCGATAGACAGTGCTGCTCCATGAGCAAAAGGACCAACCCCTTctgccagccagagctcagcaTTACACGGACCTCTGCCCTTCCAGACAGAGACCTCTCACAGACTGACTCCTTGGTGTACAGCAGCTTTCTCCAGACCTCTGAAACCTCAGCAGAGGCCTCAGatcacaaagaaagaaaagcaagggATCTGATTGTCCCTAGCGTCAGTAAGCGACACAACCCTTTCCTGCTGAGTGAGGGTGAAGACCTCAGTATTTTTGGGGATGACTTGGGTCAAAAATCTTTCCACCTTCACAACTCACTCGTTGATGGCAAGCCTCCCTTCAGTCTGCAGGATCTGGCCTTGCCCCCTTTCCACCTCCACGACTCCAACCACATTGTGAAATCCTGGAACATGGCCAGCCGGTCTGGTGTGGTGGATGGGCAGGAGGACAAACTTGGCAGTGACGACATCCAGAAGAGGAACAATGCAAACAGGTGCCAGCAGGCCTCAGAGCGCATGGAGCTGGATGAATGCAGCTGCCATCGTGGCAGCTCCTCCAACTTCTCCTTCGGCAGTGGTGACCAGGAGTGGAACCAGAACATGGGTGAACCGCTGAGGAATCAGGatgccctgcacaggacatgcAGTTGTTCCAGCTCAGAGATCCAGCACTGTCGCTGCTACAGTTCATCAAGTCAGTCTGAAGTGATTGACCAACAGATGGGCTACATCAGTGACTCTTCTTGCAACAGTTCTGATGGGGTCCTGGTGAACTTCAGTGCTCTCTACAACAAAATGAATGGTCAGCCTCAATCCAACCTGAATTCAGCTAACCTGTCCTGTGACTCTTCCTTCTGCAGCCACTCAGACACAGGAGCTTTTTACCTGGATTTACACTCATCACCCACTGAATCCAAGATGTCTTGTGAGTCGCATAACCCAGAAAGTTCAGGAAAGGTGTGTGGGTGTCAACACTCCTCCTCACCTGTCCTTGATGCCAACTGCAATTCCTACCACCTCCACTGTGAGCCTTGCACATCGGAGAGCTCAGACCTCACTGCCTGCTTCCAGAGCCAAGCACGGCTTGTTGTGGCTACTCAGAATTACTATAAGTTAGTCACGTGTGACTTGTCTTCCCAgtcatcccccagccctgcaggatcTTCCATAACTAGCTGCTCAGAAGACCAGACCAAGGgtagcccagcccagcccacagAATACTATCTGTTCAGAAGGCCCGACCTGAGACAAGAAGACAATGTAGAGGGCAGTGAAGAGGAGCCAAAGGGAGAATCCAGCCAGAACATGATTGAAGGTCAGGTCTATGTCAATGTGTCACCACCAAACCTCAACACAAGCCGGCAGCGCTCCAGGAGCTATGATCAGAACCTGGACAGGAGTCctggcagcaggctgggctCCCTGGAGCGCATGGTGAGCTGCCCAGTCAAGCTGAGTGAGAGTCCAGCCATACCCATTCAGAGCTCTCCCCCCAAGAGGGTGACATCGTTTGCTGAACTGGCTAAAGGACGGAAGAAGAACGGCACCTCCCCACCGCACCGCTCCAGCGGTGACTCCTCCCTGGAGTTCTCTCCCATCCCTGAGACTCAGCGGGACTGCCCAACCTTCCTTGAAGAAAGAGCTCGGCGCAGCCAGAGTCTTCCACCCATGCCCTTCATCCATGGCCTGAACCAGAGCTGCGAGGGCTTCTGTTTGAATCATGCCTTTGGGGACAGCCAGGCTTTGTGTTCCACCAAAGACTCCGTCTCCAGTGAGAAGGTCCCCAGTGGGCATGGGGCAGGTGAGCAagcctctctctccctgctgacGGAGGCAGACGCCAGCTTCTCGGGTAGCTCTGCCAGTGGCCACGGACAAAAAGATGTTAGAGCCCGAGCAGACG GTGGTGGCACAGACAGCAAGCCTGTGGTACGCTACAGCAAGGACCAGCGTCCCACGACTCTGCCCATCCAGCCCTTTGTTTTTCAGCACCACTTCAGCAAGCCACCCAAGGCACGTGCCCTGCACAGCCATTTTGcctccagcctttcccagctctaCAGCTTGTCCAGCAACCGGCCTGCCAGCCAGCAGATCTCCATGTCCCAGTGCTCAGCCTTGGCCACCTCGGCAGAGCAGGCGGCAGTGGCGGGGAGCCAGGCCCATGGCACGCTCGTGACCCAGCAGCGCTCAGCAGACGGAGCTGCCTCGCGCGGCGATGGGAGCATCAAGAAGCCTGGCCCCGAAACAACCCGTCCATCCCCGCTGGGCAGCTACTCCCCCGTGCGGTCCAACGTGCCTTTCTTCCAAAGCGTGGACTCCTCTTCCTCGCCCACCTCTGAGAGAGCTGAAGACAGCCAGCCCCCCAGAAGCAGGTCCTGCCCCATCTCTGCTAACCTGCTTCCCACGAGGTCATCTCCTGCTGTCAGTGCCATGCAGCCCTCCAAAGCCACCAAAGCTGACACCCTAAGGCAAAAGGAGAACCCCAAGCTGATTCCCAAGAAGGAGGCCCCGCTTGAGCCAAGCCCACCACTCTCTGAATACCGACTCCACAGTGGGTCACTCCCACCCCTCTCAGTGGGTGGCATGTCCATGAGCAGAGTAGGAGGCCATGCAGATTCACACTGGAGAAGTGGCAGTGAGACCAGCAGCTCTGGTCCCCTGAGCAGCATGGGAATACGGCCTGTCAATG CGAACCACCTCTCCCCCCAAGCGCTGAAGTGGCGGGAGTACAGGCGGAGGAACCCCCTGGGTCTGGACCGCGTTTCAGGGCTGCCCAGCTTAGCGGGCAGcctggacaggaggcagcaagAGCCTCGGCTGAACCGGGGCAACCCCATCTTTGAGCTCCCTGGCGCTCTCAGCACCAGCCATTTCCACTGCAAGCTGAACG GGCAGTCTATGAGGCAACTCCAGCTTACCTACAATGACTTTTTCCCTGACTACTTCTCGCTAGCAGAGAAACCTCCTGCTGAGTTCTGCCTCTCCCCAGATGGCAACACAGAGTCCATCTCCATCGACTTGCTGCAGAAGAAGG GTCTTGTGAAGGCTATCAACACTGCTGTTGACCTGATTGTGGCTCACTTTGGAACcagcagggatccaggggtgAAG GCCAAACTTGGGAACAGCTCCGTGAGCCCCAATGTGGGGCATCTCATCCTGAAATACCTGTGCCCAGCTGTCCGGGACATTCTGAGTGATGGGCTGAAGGCTTACGTCCTGGACATGATCATTGGCCAGAGGAGGAACATCCCCTGGAGCGTGGTGGAGGCATCCACCCAACTAG GGCCCTCCACaaagctgctgcacagcctctACAGCAAGATCAGCCAGTACACAGAGCTCACCAACCACACCATGCGGTTCAACGCATTCATCTTTGGCCTCCTCAA TATCCGGTCCTTGGAGTTCTGGTTCAACCACCTTTACAACCATGAAG ACATCATCCTGGCACACTATCAACCAGTGGGCTTCTTGTGCCTGTCTCACAGTGTGTGCCAACCTCTTTTTGAGGAGCTCCTGCTCCTACTCCAGCcgctctccctgctgcccttcaACCTAGACCTGCTCTTCGAGCACCACCTGGTGCAGATgggcaaagagcagcagcagcaaaaggaacTGCTGCGTGTGAAGCAGgacctgctgctttctgtgcacTCCACCCTGCAGCTGATGCGGACCCGGGGCAGCAGTGAGGATCCTGATGGCTGCAGCACCGCCCCTGAAACATGCCAAGGGGGTGCCAGAGATGGTGACATCTCACCAGGGCACAGCCCACAGCAAGCTGTGAGTGAAAAGAGGGTCAAGGGAGTGGGGGCCTCCTGCGGAGAAGGTGACagggaggaagagcagagcaCGATGCGAGAGAGCACGTGGGAGGGGAAGAAGGACAAGCAGGCAGGCTGGTGGTACCAGCTCATGCAGACCTCTCAGATTTACATTGAGAGTTCAGCCGAAGGCTCAAAGTTCATCCACTCGGAGAAGAAGAAAGCAGCTTTGAATCCTGCACCCCGGTCAGTGGAGACCCAGAAGGCACCACCTCCCCGAGAAGGGGTGGTGGAGGGTGCAGAGGCTTGTCCCATTGCTGAGGGCACCTTGGAGGAGAGGCCCAAGGCAGACAGCAAGCCAAGTCCTGAAGCTGTGGAAGAGCCCTTGGAAAAGCCCCAGCAGGTAGTGGTCGGTGAAGAGGTGAAGGAACGGAGCTGGCCCTTCTGGATGGGCAGCCCCCCAGACTCTGTGCTTACAGAGCTAAAGCGCAGCAAGGAGAAGGAGGCTCAGCAAagagtgggagcagcagcagcagccccccaAGAGGACAGCAGCACCAGTGCATCAGAGGGCAGCCAGCCCATCAAGTGGGGACACTTGTTTGGGTCCAGGAAGGTACAGAAAGAGCCCAGACAACCAAACAG GTTGCCCTCCGGCTGGCTGAGCTTGGACAAGTCCGTCTTCCAGCTGGTGGCCCAGACAGTTGGGGCTAGCATGTGGCGTGAAGCAGCCCCGGAGCCAGACCCTCCCCATCCAGAACCACCTGAGGCACCTGCTGTGGCACTACCAGTCCAAGGGATGTCTCCTCACCCTACCTG TGAGGTGAAAGCTCTTTGCCATCACATTGCCACTGAGGCAGGACAACTGAGCTTCAACAAAGGGGATATTCTGCAGGTCATCTCCAAGGTGGATGGTGACTGGCTGCAGTGCAGCCTTGGCTCCGAGAAGGGACTGGTGCCCATCATGTACGTCACCCACCCTGAGGACGAGGACTATTGA